A single genomic interval of Balaenoptera musculus isolate JJ_BM4_2016_0621 chromosome 14, mBalMus1.pri.v3, whole genome shotgun sequence harbors:
- the CEP76 gene encoding centrosomal protein of 76 kDa isoform X1, which produces MSLPPEKASELKQLIHQQLSKMDVHGRIREILAETIREELAPDQQQLSTEDLIKALRRRGIIDDVMKELNFVTDNVDQELPSSPKQPVGFTDRQSTLLKKTNIDPTRRYLYLQVLGGKAFLEHLQEPEPIPGQACSTFTLCLHFRNQRFRSKPVPCACEPDFHDGFLLEVHRENLGDGTRMADSTTMLSISDPVHMVLIKTDIFAETTLVASYFLEWRSVLGSENGVTNLTVELMGVGTESKVSVGILNIKLEMYPPLNQTLSQEVVNTQLALERQKTAEKERLFLVYAKQWWREYLQIRPSHNSRLVKIFAQDENGINRPVCSYVKPLRAGRLLDTPRQAARFVNVLGYERAPVIGGGGKQEQWCTLLAFLCRNKGDCEDHANLLCSLLLGYGLEAFVCVGTKAKGVTHAWVMTCGTDGTITFWESLTGHRYLHKPTNPDEPSAAEQSKPLYPYRTIGCVFNHQMFLGNCQPSDSVESCVFDLNDESKWKPMSEEAVKSVCAPGATTSLPPFPPLCASTIDASVTSNEIEMQLRLLVSEHRKDLGLTTVWEDQLSYLLSPALASYEFERTTSISAGNEEFQDAIRRAVPDGHTFKGFPIHFVYRNARRAFATCLRSPFCEEIICCRGDQVRLAVRVRVFTYPESACAVWIMFACKYRSVL; this is translated from the exons ATGTCGCTGCCTCCGGAGAAGGCGTCCGAGCTGAAGCAGCTCATCCACCAGCAGCTGAGCAAG ATGGATGTCCATGGCAGGATAAGAGAAATCCTTGCTGAGACCATACGGGAAGAACTGGCACCTGATCAGCAACAGTTATCAACGGAAGATTTGATCAAAGCCCTTAGACGCCGGGGAATCATTGATGATGTGATGAAAGAACTTAATTTTGTTACT GATAATGTTGATCAAGAACTCCCTTCCTCTCCAAAACAACCTGTTGGCTTTACTGACAGACAATCAAcgttgttaaaaaaaa CTAATATTGATCCAACACGGAGGTATCTTTACCTTCAGGTTTTGGGTGGAAAAGCTTTCTTGGAACACCTGCAAGAACCTGAGCCTATACCAGGACAAGCTTGTTCAACCTTTactttatgtttacattttcgAAACCAACGTTTTCGTTCTAAACCTGTTCCATGTGCCTGTGAACCAGATTTTCATGATGGCTTTTTACTTGAAGTACACAGAGAAAATTTAG GTGATGGAACTAGAATGGCTGATTCAACAACAATGTTATCAATAAGTGACCCAGTTCATATGGTGCTAATCAAAACAGACATATTTGCCGAGACCACTTTAGTAGCATCCTATTTTCTTGAATGGCGATCAGTTTTGGGCTCAGAAAATGGAGTCACCAATCTTACTGTGGAACTTATGGGTGTAG GCACAGAATCAAAAGTTTCTGTgggaattttaaatataaaacttgagATGTACCCACCACTCAATCAAACATTATCTCAGGAAGTAGTGAACACACAG cttGCTTTGGAACGTCAGAAAACTGCAGAGAAAGAGCGGTTATTTCTTGTGTATGCTAAGCAGTGgtggagagaatatttgcaaattcgACCCTCACACAATTCACGGCTGGTTAAGATTTTTGCACAG gaTGAAAATGGGATAAATAGACCAGTCTGTTCTTATGTTAAACCACTTCGAGCTGGGAGGCTTCTGGATACTCCAAGGCAAGCAGCAAGATTTGTTAATGTCCTTGGTTATGAAAGAGCCCCTGTAATCGGAGGAGGAGGTAAACAGGAACAGTGGTGCACTCTGCTGGCCTTTCTCTGTAGAAACAAG GGAGACTGTGAAGACCATGCCAACCTCCTGTGCAGCCTCCTTCTCGGATATGGGCTGGAAGCCTTTGTCTGTGTCGGGACAAAGGCCAAGGGAGTGACCCACGCATGGGTTATGACGTGTGGGACTGATGGAACCATCACTTTTTGGGAGAGTTTAACAGGACACAG ATACCTCCACAAACCTACCAATCCTGATGAGCCTTCAGCTGCTGAACAGTCCAAACCGTTGTACCCGTATCGAACAATCGGTTGTGTTTTCAATCATCAGATGTTCCTGGGAAACTGTCAGCCCTCTGACTCAGTAGAAAGCTGTGTGTTTGATTTGAATGATGAGTCCAAATGGAAACCCATGAGTGAGGAAGCAGTTAAATCCGTGTGTGCTCCAGGGGCCACgacgtccctccctcccttccctccgcTGTGTGCGTCCACGATCGATGCTTCGGtaacaagcaatgaaattgaaatgcAGCTCAGGCTACTCGTGTCGGAACACAGGAAG GATCTTGGCCTCACTACTGTTTGGGAAGACCAGCTTTCCTATCTCTTATCACCAGCTCTGGCATCTTATGAATTTGAGCGTACAACCAGTATATCTGCGGGCAATGAAGAATTTCAGGACGCCATCAGGAGGGCTGTACCTGATGGTCACACATTTAAAGGGTTCCCGATACACTTTGTGTATAGAAATGCGCGGCGCGCCTTTGCCACGTGTCTTCG gTCTCCTTTCTGTGAAGAAATAATCTGTTGCCGTGGAGACCAGGTGCGACTGGCAGTTCGTGTCCGAGTGTTTACTTACCCTGAATCTGCATGTGCTGTTTGGATCATGTTTGCTTGTAAATATCGCTCGGTACTATAG
- the CEP76 gene encoding centrosomal protein of 76 kDa isoform X2 — MSLPPEKASELKQLIHQQLSKMDVHGRIREILAETIREELAPDQQQLSTEDLIKALRRRGIIDDVMKELNFVTDNVDQELPSSPKQPVGFTDRQSTLLKKTNIDPTRRYLYLQVLGGKAFLEHLQEPEPIPGQACSTFTLCLHFRNQRFRSKPVPCACEPDFHDGFLLEVHRENLGDGTRMADSTTMLSISDPVHMVLIKTDIFAETTLVASYFLEWRSVLGSENGVTNLTVELMGLALERQKTAEKERLFLVYAKQWWREYLQIRPSHNSRLVKIFAQDENGINRPVCSYVKPLRAGRLLDTPRQAARFVNVLGYERAPVIGGGGKQEQWCTLLAFLCRNKGDCEDHANLLCSLLLGYGLEAFVCVGTKAKGVTHAWVMTCGTDGTITFWESLTGHRYLHKPTNPDEPSAAEQSKPLYPYRTIGCVFNHQMFLGNCQPSDSVESCVFDLNDESKWKPMSEEAVKSVCAPGATTSLPPFPPLCASTIDASVTSNEIEMQLRLLVSEHRKDLGLTTVWEDQLSYLLSPALASYEFERTTSISAGNEEFQDAIRRAVPDGHTFKGFPIHFVYRNARRAFATCLRSPFCEEIICCRGDQVRLAVRVRVFTYPESACAVWIMFACKYRSVL, encoded by the exons ATGTCGCTGCCTCCGGAGAAGGCGTCCGAGCTGAAGCAGCTCATCCACCAGCAGCTGAGCAAG ATGGATGTCCATGGCAGGATAAGAGAAATCCTTGCTGAGACCATACGGGAAGAACTGGCACCTGATCAGCAACAGTTATCAACGGAAGATTTGATCAAAGCCCTTAGACGCCGGGGAATCATTGATGATGTGATGAAAGAACTTAATTTTGTTACT GATAATGTTGATCAAGAACTCCCTTCCTCTCCAAAACAACCTGTTGGCTTTACTGACAGACAATCAAcgttgttaaaaaaaa CTAATATTGATCCAACACGGAGGTATCTTTACCTTCAGGTTTTGGGTGGAAAAGCTTTCTTGGAACACCTGCAAGAACCTGAGCCTATACCAGGACAAGCTTGTTCAACCTTTactttatgtttacattttcgAAACCAACGTTTTCGTTCTAAACCTGTTCCATGTGCCTGTGAACCAGATTTTCATGATGGCTTTTTACTTGAAGTACACAGAGAAAATTTAG GTGATGGAACTAGAATGGCTGATTCAACAACAATGTTATCAATAAGTGACCCAGTTCATATGGTGCTAATCAAAACAGACATATTTGCCGAGACCACTTTAGTAGCATCCTATTTTCTTGAATGGCGATCAGTTTTGGGCTCAGAAAATGGAGTCACCAATCTTACTGTGGAACTTATGGGT cttGCTTTGGAACGTCAGAAAACTGCAGAGAAAGAGCGGTTATTTCTTGTGTATGCTAAGCAGTGgtggagagaatatttgcaaattcgACCCTCACACAATTCACGGCTGGTTAAGATTTTTGCACAG gaTGAAAATGGGATAAATAGACCAGTCTGTTCTTATGTTAAACCACTTCGAGCTGGGAGGCTTCTGGATACTCCAAGGCAAGCAGCAAGATTTGTTAATGTCCTTGGTTATGAAAGAGCCCCTGTAATCGGAGGAGGAGGTAAACAGGAACAGTGGTGCACTCTGCTGGCCTTTCTCTGTAGAAACAAG GGAGACTGTGAAGACCATGCCAACCTCCTGTGCAGCCTCCTTCTCGGATATGGGCTGGAAGCCTTTGTCTGTGTCGGGACAAAGGCCAAGGGAGTGACCCACGCATGGGTTATGACGTGTGGGACTGATGGAACCATCACTTTTTGGGAGAGTTTAACAGGACACAG ATACCTCCACAAACCTACCAATCCTGATGAGCCTTCAGCTGCTGAACAGTCCAAACCGTTGTACCCGTATCGAACAATCGGTTGTGTTTTCAATCATCAGATGTTCCTGGGAAACTGTCAGCCCTCTGACTCAGTAGAAAGCTGTGTGTTTGATTTGAATGATGAGTCCAAATGGAAACCCATGAGTGAGGAAGCAGTTAAATCCGTGTGTGCTCCAGGGGCCACgacgtccctccctcccttccctccgcTGTGTGCGTCCACGATCGATGCTTCGGtaacaagcaatgaaattgaaatgcAGCTCAGGCTACTCGTGTCGGAACACAGGAAG GATCTTGGCCTCACTACTGTTTGGGAAGACCAGCTTTCCTATCTCTTATCACCAGCTCTGGCATCTTATGAATTTGAGCGTACAACCAGTATATCTGCGGGCAATGAAGAATTTCAGGACGCCATCAGGAGGGCTGTACCTGATGGTCACACATTTAAAGGGTTCCCGATACACTTTGTGTATAGAAATGCGCGGCGCGCCTTTGCCACGTGTCTTCG gTCTCCTTTCTGTGAAGAAATAATCTGTTGCCGTGGAGACCAGGTGCGACTGGCAGTTCGTGTCCGAGTGTTTACTTACCCTGAATCTGCATGTGCTGTTTGGATCATGTTTGCTTGTAAATATCGCTCGGTACTATAG
- the CEP76 gene encoding centrosomal protein of 76 kDa isoform X3, producing the protein MSLPPEKASELKQLIHQQLSKMDVHGRIREILAETIREELAPDQQQLSTEDLIKALRRRGIIDDVMKELNFVTDNVDQELPSSPKQPVGFTDRQSTLLKKNFHDGFLLEVHRENLGDGTRMADSTTMLSISDPVHMVLIKTDIFAETTLVASYFLEWRSVLGSENGVTNLTVELMGVGTESKVSVGILNIKLEMYPPLNQTLSQEVVNTQLALERQKTAEKERLFLVYAKQWWREYLQIRPSHNSRLVKIFAQDENGINRPVCSYVKPLRAGRLLDTPRQAARFVNVLGYERAPVIGGGGKQEQWCTLLAFLCRNKGDCEDHANLLCSLLLGYGLEAFVCVGTKAKGVTHAWVMTCGTDGTITFWESLTGHRYLHKPTNPDEPSAAEQSKPLYPYRTIGCVFNHQMFLGNCQPSDSVESCVFDLNDESKWKPMSEEAVKSVCAPGATTSLPPFPPLCASTIDASVTSNEIEMQLRLLVSEHRKDLGLTTVWEDQLSYLLSPALASYEFERTTSISAGNEEFQDAIRRAVPDGHTFKGFPIHFVYRNARRAFATCLRSPFCEEIICCRGDQVRLAVRVRVFTYPESACAVWIMFACKYRSVL; encoded by the exons ATGTCGCTGCCTCCGGAGAAGGCGTCCGAGCTGAAGCAGCTCATCCACCAGCAGCTGAGCAAG ATGGATGTCCATGGCAGGATAAGAGAAATCCTTGCTGAGACCATACGGGAAGAACTGGCACCTGATCAGCAACAGTTATCAACGGAAGATTTGATCAAAGCCCTTAGACGCCGGGGAATCATTGATGATGTGATGAAAGAACTTAATTTTGTTACT GATAATGTTGATCAAGAACTCCCTTCCTCTCCAAAACAACCTGTTGGCTTTACTGACAGACAATCAAcgttgttaaaaaaaa ATTTTCATGATGGCTTTTTACTTGAAGTACACAGAGAAAATTTAG GTGATGGAACTAGAATGGCTGATTCAACAACAATGTTATCAATAAGTGACCCAGTTCATATGGTGCTAATCAAAACAGACATATTTGCCGAGACCACTTTAGTAGCATCCTATTTTCTTGAATGGCGATCAGTTTTGGGCTCAGAAAATGGAGTCACCAATCTTACTGTGGAACTTATGGGTGTAG GCACAGAATCAAAAGTTTCTGTgggaattttaaatataaaacttgagATGTACCCACCACTCAATCAAACATTATCTCAGGAAGTAGTGAACACACAG cttGCTTTGGAACGTCAGAAAACTGCAGAGAAAGAGCGGTTATTTCTTGTGTATGCTAAGCAGTGgtggagagaatatttgcaaattcgACCCTCACACAATTCACGGCTGGTTAAGATTTTTGCACAG gaTGAAAATGGGATAAATAGACCAGTCTGTTCTTATGTTAAACCACTTCGAGCTGGGAGGCTTCTGGATACTCCAAGGCAAGCAGCAAGATTTGTTAATGTCCTTGGTTATGAAAGAGCCCCTGTAATCGGAGGAGGAGGTAAACAGGAACAGTGGTGCACTCTGCTGGCCTTTCTCTGTAGAAACAAG GGAGACTGTGAAGACCATGCCAACCTCCTGTGCAGCCTCCTTCTCGGATATGGGCTGGAAGCCTTTGTCTGTGTCGGGACAAAGGCCAAGGGAGTGACCCACGCATGGGTTATGACGTGTGGGACTGATGGAACCATCACTTTTTGGGAGAGTTTAACAGGACACAG ATACCTCCACAAACCTACCAATCCTGATGAGCCTTCAGCTGCTGAACAGTCCAAACCGTTGTACCCGTATCGAACAATCGGTTGTGTTTTCAATCATCAGATGTTCCTGGGAAACTGTCAGCCCTCTGACTCAGTAGAAAGCTGTGTGTTTGATTTGAATGATGAGTCCAAATGGAAACCCATGAGTGAGGAAGCAGTTAAATCCGTGTGTGCTCCAGGGGCCACgacgtccctccctcccttccctccgcTGTGTGCGTCCACGATCGATGCTTCGGtaacaagcaatgaaattgaaatgcAGCTCAGGCTACTCGTGTCGGAACACAGGAAG GATCTTGGCCTCACTACTGTTTGGGAAGACCAGCTTTCCTATCTCTTATCACCAGCTCTGGCATCTTATGAATTTGAGCGTACAACCAGTATATCTGCGGGCAATGAAGAATTTCAGGACGCCATCAGGAGGGCTGTACCTGATGGTCACACATTTAAAGGGTTCCCGATACACTTTGTGTATAGAAATGCGCGGCGCGCCTTTGCCACGTGTCTTCG gTCTCCTTTCTGTGAAGAAATAATCTGTTGCCGTGGAGACCAGGTGCGACTGGCAGTTCGTGTCCGAGTGTTTACTTACCCTGAATCTGCATGTGCTGTTTGGATCATGTTTGCTTGTAAATATCGCTCGGTACTATAG
- the CEP76 gene encoding centrosomal protein of 76 kDa isoform X4 — MSLPPEKASELKQLIHQQLSKMDVHGRIREILAETIREELAPDQQQLSTEDLIKALRRRGIIDDVMKELNFVTDNVDQELPSSPKQPVGFTDRQSTLLKKSDGTRMADSTTMLSISDPVHMVLIKTDIFAETTLVASYFLEWRSVLGSENGVTNLTVELMGVGTESKVSVGILNIKLEMYPPLNQTLSQEVVNTQLALERQKTAEKERLFLVYAKQWWREYLQIRPSHNSRLVKIFAQDENGINRPVCSYVKPLRAGRLLDTPRQAARFVNVLGYERAPVIGGGGKQEQWCTLLAFLCRNKGDCEDHANLLCSLLLGYGLEAFVCVGTKAKGVTHAWVMTCGTDGTITFWESLTGHRYLHKPTNPDEPSAAEQSKPLYPYRTIGCVFNHQMFLGNCQPSDSVESCVFDLNDESKWKPMSEEAVKSVCAPGATTSLPPFPPLCASTIDASVTSNEIEMQLRLLVSEHRKDLGLTTVWEDQLSYLLSPALASYEFERTTSISAGNEEFQDAIRRAVPDGHTFKGFPIHFVYRNARRAFATCLRSPFCEEIICCRGDQVRLAVRVRVFTYPESACAVWIMFACKYRSVL; from the exons ATGTCGCTGCCTCCGGAGAAGGCGTCCGAGCTGAAGCAGCTCATCCACCAGCAGCTGAGCAAG ATGGATGTCCATGGCAGGATAAGAGAAATCCTTGCTGAGACCATACGGGAAGAACTGGCACCTGATCAGCAACAGTTATCAACGGAAGATTTGATCAAAGCCCTTAGACGCCGGGGAATCATTGATGATGTGATGAAAGAACTTAATTTTGTTACT GATAATGTTGATCAAGAACTCCCTTCCTCTCCAAAACAACCTGTTGGCTTTACTGACAGACAATCAAcgttgttaaaaaaaa GTGATGGAACTAGAATGGCTGATTCAACAACAATGTTATCAATAAGTGACCCAGTTCATATGGTGCTAATCAAAACAGACATATTTGCCGAGACCACTTTAGTAGCATCCTATTTTCTTGAATGGCGATCAGTTTTGGGCTCAGAAAATGGAGTCACCAATCTTACTGTGGAACTTATGGGTGTAG GCACAGAATCAAAAGTTTCTGTgggaattttaaatataaaacttgagATGTACCCACCACTCAATCAAACATTATCTCAGGAAGTAGTGAACACACAG cttGCTTTGGAACGTCAGAAAACTGCAGAGAAAGAGCGGTTATTTCTTGTGTATGCTAAGCAGTGgtggagagaatatttgcaaattcgACCCTCACACAATTCACGGCTGGTTAAGATTTTTGCACAG gaTGAAAATGGGATAAATAGACCAGTCTGTTCTTATGTTAAACCACTTCGAGCTGGGAGGCTTCTGGATACTCCAAGGCAAGCAGCAAGATTTGTTAATGTCCTTGGTTATGAAAGAGCCCCTGTAATCGGAGGAGGAGGTAAACAGGAACAGTGGTGCACTCTGCTGGCCTTTCTCTGTAGAAACAAG GGAGACTGTGAAGACCATGCCAACCTCCTGTGCAGCCTCCTTCTCGGATATGGGCTGGAAGCCTTTGTCTGTGTCGGGACAAAGGCCAAGGGAGTGACCCACGCATGGGTTATGACGTGTGGGACTGATGGAACCATCACTTTTTGGGAGAGTTTAACAGGACACAG ATACCTCCACAAACCTACCAATCCTGATGAGCCTTCAGCTGCTGAACAGTCCAAACCGTTGTACCCGTATCGAACAATCGGTTGTGTTTTCAATCATCAGATGTTCCTGGGAAACTGTCAGCCCTCTGACTCAGTAGAAAGCTGTGTGTTTGATTTGAATGATGAGTCCAAATGGAAACCCATGAGTGAGGAAGCAGTTAAATCCGTGTGTGCTCCAGGGGCCACgacgtccctccctcccttccctccgcTGTGTGCGTCCACGATCGATGCTTCGGtaacaagcaatgaaattgaaatgcAGCTCAGGCTACTCGTGTCGGAACACAGGAAG GATCTTGGCCTCACTACTGTTTGGGAAGACCAGCTTTCCTATCTCTTATCACCAGCTCTGGCATCTTATGAATTTGAGCGTACAACCAGTATATCTGCGGGCAATGAAGAATTTCAGGACGCCATCAGGAGGGCTGTACCTGATGGTCACACATTTAAAGGGTTCCCGATACACTTTGTGTATAGAAATGCGCGGCGCGCCTTTGCCACGTGTCTTCG gTCTCCTTTCTGTGAAGAAATAATCTGTTGCCGTGGAGACCAGGTGCGACTGGCAGTTCGTGTCCGAGTGTTTACTTACCCTGAATCTGCATGTGCTGTTTGGATCATGTTTGCTTGTAAATATCGCTCGGTACTATAG